One genomic window of Actinoplanes lobatus includes the following:
- a CDS encoding PH domain-containing protein — MNPVPDHCTRALAKAQRNSVDTSGALAVAHTRDGGADLYLLVYPDRLELASTGTLMRAGAGRERIPLAAVTSVTAHRGLLRSRIDIETGGHTVSFGTDRPTAPYLADLIQQRLAGTPAAPDNTALLHHLTELHAAGLLTDDEYATKRDNLLKPPS; from the coding sequence GTGAACCCCGTCCCGGATCACTGCACCCGGGCCCTGGCCAAGGCGCAGCGCAACAGCGTCGACACCAGCGGCGCCCTCGCCGTCGCCCACACCCGCGACGGCGGCGCCGACCTCTACCTCCTCGTCTACCCGGACCGGCTCGAACTCGCCAGCACCGGCACCCTGATGCGCGCCGGCGCCGGCCGCGAACGGATCCCCCTCGCGGCCGTCACCTCGGTCACCGCCCACCGCGGCCTCCTCCGCTCCCGGATCGACATCGAGACCGGCGGCCACACCGTCTCCTTCGGCACCGACCGCCCGACCGCGCCCTACCTGGCCGACCTCATCCAGCAGCGGCTCGCCGGCACCCCCGCCGCCCCCGACAACACGGCCCTGCTGCACCACCTCACCGAACTTCACGCCGCCGGCCTGCTCACCGACGACGAATACGCCACCAAACGCGACAACCTCCTCAAACCCCCTTCATAG
- a CDS encoding DUF72 domain-containing protein: MRLHVGCAMWNLKAWQFPQPALSTYASWCTAVEGNTTFYATPSMATVSAWASQTPPDFRFVLKLPRSVTHSGALSYNSDLLEFIRVIEPLGARTHALWVQLPGSFGPGDLAALSRFLRGLPDHFRYAVEVRDPAFFHSPGPLEETLAEIGAEWVPFDTTEFFRTPPGSDAERDAWMKKPRMPLRTAALTDRPIVRYLGRDSVERTVAGWRRWVPVVAGWLREGRSPTFFVHTPDNVDAPTLCRRFHGEVRALVPELAPLPDIVEPEAPLTLF, encoded by the coding sequence GTGAGGCTGCACGTCGGGTGCGCGATGTGGAACCTGAAAGCGTGGCAGTTCCCGCAACCCGCGCTGAGCACCTATGCGAGCTGGTGCACCGCGGTGGAGGGGAACACCACGTTCTACGCCACACCGAGTATGGCGACCGTCTCCGCCTGGGCTTCCCAGACTCCGCCGGACTTTCGGTTCGTGCTCAAGCTGCCGCGGTCGGTGACACACAGCGGCGCTCTTTCGTACAATTCGGATTTGTTGGAGTTCATCCGGGTGATTGAGCCGCTCGGCGCCCGTACCCATGCTCTGTGGGTGCAGTTGCCCGGGTCCTTCGGACCGGGCGATCTCGCGGCTCTCTCGCGCTTTCTGCGGGGTCTTCCCGATCATTTCCGGTACGCCGTAGAGGTTCGCGATCCTGCCTTCTTCCACTCGCCCGGCCCGCTCGAGGAGACGCTGGCCGAGATCGGGGCGGAGTGGGTCCCGTTCGACACGACCGAGTTCTTCCGGACCCCGCCGGGCAGCGACGCCGAACGGGACGCGTGGATGAAGAAGCCCCGCATGCCGCTGCGCACCGCCGCCCTGACCGACCGTCCGATCGTCCGCTACCTGGGCCGTGACTCGGTCGAGCGGACCGTCGCGGGCTGGCGGCGGTGGGTGCCGGTCGTCGCCGGGTGGCTGCGCGAGGGGCGGTCGCCGACGTTCTTCGTCCACACGCCGGACAATGTGGACGCGCCCACGCTGTGCCGCCGCTTCCACGGCGAGGTGCGCGCGCTGGTGCCGGAACTCGCGCCACTGCCGGACATCGTGGAGCCGGAGGCCCCGCTCACCCTGTTCTGA
- a CDS encoding poly(ethylene terephthalate) hydrolase family protein, giving the protein MPVPTLRRTFSLLTAAFAATAAALTVPAAPALAANPYERGPAPTNASIEAARGSFAIAQVTVARSSVSGFGGGTIYYPTDTSAGTFGAVAISPGFTASQSSVAWLGPRLASQGFVVITIDTLSTLDQPDSRGTQLLAALDYLTGSSSVRTRIDASRLGVMGHSMGGGGSLAAARTRPALQAAVPLTPYHSTKSWSTVRVPTLIVGAESDTVAPVSSHAEPFYTSMTTAPEKAYLELNNASHSAPTSGQNVTAAKYSLSWIKRWIDDDTRYDQFLCPAPSGTAIEEYRSTCPHA; this is encoded by the coding sequence ATGCCCGTCCCCACCCTTCGCCGGACATTTTCCCTGCTCACAGCCGCATTCGCGGCGACCGCGGCAGCACTGACGGTCCCCGCGGCACCGGCTCTCGCGGCCAACCCGTATGAACGCGGCCCCGCCCCCACCAACGCCAGCATCGAGGCCGCCCGCGGCTCGTTCGCCATCGCCCAGGTCACCGTGGCGCGGTCCAGCGTCTCCGGCTTCGGCGGCGGCACGATCTACTACCCGACCGACACCAGCGCCGGCACGTTCGGCGCGGTGGCCATCTCCCCCGGCTTCACGGCGAGCCAGTCCAGCGTCGCCTGGCTCGGTCCGCGACTGGCCTCACAGGGCTTCGTGGTGATCACCATCGACACGCTGAGCACACTGGACCAGCCGGACAGCCGCGGCACCCAGCTGCTGGCGGCGCTCGACTACCTGACCGGGAGCAGTTCGGTACGCACCCGCATCGACGCGAGCCGGCTCGGCGTGATGGGCCACTCGATGGGCGGCGGCGGCAGCCTGGCGGCGGCCCGGACCCGTCCCGCGTTGCAGGCCGCGGTGCCGCTCACCCCGTACCACAGCACCAAGAGCTGGTCGACGGTACGCGTACCGACCCTGATCGTCGGCGCCGAGAGCGACACGGTGGCCCCGGTGTCGTCGCACGCGGAGCCGTTCTACACGAGCATGACGACCGCCCCGGAGAAGGCGTACCTGGAGCTGAACAACGCGTCCCACTCCGCCCCGACCTCGGGGCAGAACGTGACGGCCGCCAAGTACAGCCTGTCCTGGATCAAGCGGTGGATCGACGACGACACCCGCTACGACCAGTTCCTGTGCCCGGCCCCGTCCGGCACTGCCATCGAGGAGTACCGCTCCACCTGCCCGCACGCCTGA
- a CDS encoding DUF2332 domain-containing protein — protein MTTALIYGEFAAREAAGESPAYQNLAVAVSRDAHLIGLLDTLPPAKRQPNLLFAAGRFLGAPVTDPPAFLEFAAANWERVAHEIRHRATQTNEPARCAVLLPLLAALPQPLALLEVGASAGLNLFPDRYAYRYGDHVLGDGDPLLDCALTGTDPPQKLPEVVWRAGLDLNPLDVTDPADAAWLQALIWPEQDDRRERQRAAARTVAADPPLMVRGDLVDDLPALAAKAPADATLVVFHTSVLYQVPADRRRAFTDLVRTMRAHWISVENPTVLDHAGLPNPPDERLHNVLALDGRPLAWARPHGEALNWFGDRP, from the coding sequence GTGACGACCGCACTGATCTACGGTGAGTTCGCCGCCCGTGAGGCTGCGGGCGAGTCCCCGGCGTACCAGAACCTCGCCGTCGCCGTCTCCCGCGACGCCCACCTGATCGGCCTGCTGGACACGTTGCCGCCGGCGAAACGGCAGCCGAACCTGCTGTTCGCGGCCGGCCGGTTCCTGGGCGCGCCGGTCACCGACCCGCCGGCGTTCCTGGAGTTCGCGGCGGCCAACTGGGAGCGGGTCGCGCACGAGATCCGCCACCGGGCGACGCAGACCAACGAGCCGGCCCGGTGCGCGGTGCTGCTGCCGCTGCTCGCGGCGCTGCCGCAACCCCTCGCGTTGCTCGAGGTGGGCGCGTCGGCCGGCCTCAATCTCTTCCCCGACCGGTACGCGTACCGTTACGGCGATCACGTCCTCGGCGACGGTGATCCGCTCCTCGACTGTGCCCTGACCGGAACCGATCCGCCGCAAAAGCTGCCCGAGGTGGTCTGGCGGGCCGGACTCGACCTCAACCCCCTCGACGTCACCGACCCGGCCGACGCCGCCTGGTTGCAGGCCCTGATCTGGCCGGAACAGGACGACCGCCGGGAACGGCAGCGCGCCGCCGCCCGTACCGTCGCCGCCGACCCGCCGTTGATGGTCCGCGGCGACCTGGTCGACGACCTGCCGGCGCTGGCCGCGAAGGCGCCGGCCGACGCCACCCTGGTCGTCTTCCACACGTCGGTCCTCTATCAGGTTCCGGCCGATCGGCGCCGGGCCTTCACCGATCTGGTACGCACGATGCGCGCCCACTGGATCTCAGTGGAGAACCCGACCGTTCTCGATCACGCCGGCCTGCCGAATCCACCGGACGAGCGCCTGCACAACGTGCTCGCGCTGGACGGCCGCCCGCTGGCGTGGGCGCGCCCGCACGGCGAGGCCCTCAACTGGTTCGGTGACCGCCCATAG
- a CDS encoding spermine/spermidine synthase domain-containing protein: MDERVFTERGELVLRRRSGHFELISNGVFLMDTRSGESERVLVRAALAAAPPGPRLLIGGLGVGFSLAEAVHTDAAEIVVVEIEPAVVRWHHGVLRPFSEGALDDPRVRVVTDDLASWFTGTSDRFDVICLDVDNGPGWTVFDHNTGLYRAAGLAMLRDHLRPGGVLAVWSASAEPGFEATLTRAIGPVRTVRVPVGRGEPDVVYVASCAGDDRTDLR; the protein is encoded by the coding sequence ATGGACGAACGGGTCTTCACCGAGCGCGGTGAGCTGGTCCTGCGCCGCCGGTCCGGGCATTTCGAGCTGATCAGCAACGGTGTCTTCCTGATGGACACCCGGTCGGGGGAGTCGGAGCGGGTGCTGGTGCGGGCCGCCCTGGCCGCCGCGCCGCCCGGCCCGCGGCTGCTGATCGGCGGCCTCGGGGTGGGGTTCTCGCTGGCCGAGGCGGTCCACACGGACGCCGCGGAGATCGTCGTCGTGGAGATTGAACCGGCCGTGGTGCGGTGGCATCACGGGGTGCTCCGGCCGTTCAGCGAGGGGGCGCTCGACGATCCCCGGGTGCGGGTGGTGACCGACGATCTGGCGTCCTGGTTCACCGGGACCAGCGACCGGTTCGACGTGATCTGCCTGGACGTCGACAACGGCCCCGGCTGGACCGTGTTCGACCACAACACGGGGCTGTACCGGGCGGCCGGGCTGGCGATGCTGCGCGACCATCTGCGGCCGGGCGGGGTGCTGGCGGTGTGGAGCGCGTCGGCCGAGCCGGGTTTCGAGGCCACCCTGACCCGGGCGATCGGGCCGGTTCGCACGGTTCGGGTGCCGGTCGGGCGCGGTGAGCCGGATGTCGTCTACGTGGCATCATGCGCGGGTGACGACCGCACTGATCTACGGTGA
- a CDS encoding ATP-grasp domain-containing protein has product MLLLPADVLRPRRPDEHFAGEARAAREAGIEVALIDHDARSGWDAAVARVPAGAAAVYRGWMLDSGRYAAMAGALAARGVTLRTGAASYRQAHELPGWYAAAAGDTPESAWTDGDDREAFRRACAALGGGPAVLRDWTKSMKHHWDEAAFLPDVADETAAWRVASRLRELRGDDFAGGFVVRRFESFTGAEVRTWWVDGSCRLVTAHPDTPGAPPPVDAEIGVAASAVRSLGLPFVTADLVRRADGRWRIVEIGDGQVSDRPSGTPPEELIGALFAA; this is encoded by the coding sequence ATGCTGTTGCTGCCCGCTGATGTCCTGCGCCCGCGCCGCCCCGATGAGCACTTCGCCGGGGAGGCGCGGGCCGCCCGGGAGGCCGGGATCGAGGTCGCCCTGATCGACCATGACGCGCGGAGCGGCTGGGACGCCGCGGTGGCACGCGTCCCGGCGGGCGCCGCCGCCGTCTACCGGGGATGGATGCTCGACAGCGGACGGTACGCGGCGATGGCCGGGGCGCTGGCCGCCCGTGGGGTGACGCTGCGAACCGGGGCCGCTTCGTACCGGCAGGCCCACGAGCTGCCGGGCTGGTATGCGGCGGCCGCGGGGGACACCCCCGAGTCGGCGTGGACCGACGGTGACGACCGGGAGGCCTTCCGGCGGGCGTGCGCGGCGCTGGGTGGCGGGCCCGCGGTGCTGCGGGACTGGACCAAGTCGATGAAGCACCACTGGGACGAGGCGGCGTTTCTGCCGGACGTGGCGGACGAGACGGCGGCCTGGCGGGTCGCGAGCCGGTTGCGGGAGTTGCGCGGCGACGATTTCGCCGGTGGCTTCGTGGTGCGCCGGTTCGAGTCGTTCACCGGCGCGGAGGTACGCACGTGGTGGGTGGATGGCTCGTGCCGGCTGGTCACGGCTCACCCGGACACCCCAGGGGCGCCGCCGCCCGTGGATGCCGAGATCGGTGTGGCGGCGTCCGCCGTACGATCGCTGGGTTTGCCGTTTGTGACTGCCGACCTGGTCCGGCGTGCCGACGGGCGGTGGCGGATCGTCGAGATCGGCGACGGTCAGGTGAGCGACCGTCCGTCCGGCACCCCGCCGGAAGAGTTGATCGGGGCGCTGTTCGCGGCCTGA
- a CDS encoding GntR family transcriptional regulator — MSTPPPQSRGGDRAEVVHERLREAILSAELRPNHRLVEKDIADWLEVSRTPVREALFRLVQEGLVIQRKGWVVRDHTPAEILEMIEARAGVEAHAAYLAAQRITEAQLTRMEELIVTMEDDSVSRLRLNELNNVFHDIVTESATNAVVAQLHRRTKINYWNLNQPVVFTPADDEIVNTQHRQLVAALRARDGETASRIARQHVDNTGRIIRDALGLT, encoded by the coding sequence ATGAGCACACCGCCGCCCCAGAGCCGCGGAGGTGACCGCGCCGAGGTGGTCCACGAGCGGTTGCGCGAGGCCATCCTCTCCGCCGAACTGCGGCCCAACCACCGGCTGGTGGAGAAGGACATCGCCGACTGGCTCGAGGTCAGCCGCACACCGGTGCGCGAGGCGCTCTTCCGGCTGGTCCAGGAGGGCCTCGTCATCCAGCGTAAAGGCTGGGTGGTGCGCGATCACACCCCGGCCGAGATCCTGGAGATGATCGAGGCACGAGCCGGCGTCGAGGCGCACGCCGCCTACCTCGCGGCGCAGCGGATCACCGAGGCGCAGCTCACCCGGATGGAGGAACTGATCGTCACGATGGAGGACGACTCGGTCTCCCGGCTCCGGCTCAACGAGCTGAACAACGTCTTCCACGACATCGTCACCGAAAGCGCCACCAATGCGGTGGTCGCCCAGCTGCACCGGCGCACAAAAATCAACTACTGGAACCTCAACCAGCCGGTCGTCTTCACCCCCGCCGACGACGAGATCGTCAACACCCAGCACCGCCAGCTGGTCGCCGCACTGCGCGCCCGCGACGGCGAGACCGCCTCCCGCATCGCCCGCCAGCACGTCGACAACACCGGCCGAATCATCCGCGACGCCCTCGGCCTGACATAA
- a CDS encoding MFS transporter — protein MALGSDFRRLWAAYAASEIGTGIGFGALPLVAILVLEVPAWQVSLLATVSGLAAAAVAVPAGPWVEFRRKRPVMVGADLVRAFALLSVPVALWLDMLSFGQLGVVAAVQATAAIVFAAAGGAHLKALVAPGDRATATGRLEATFWTAYSAGPPIGGALTSWVGVGWTVAVDAVSFLLSAAGVRSLRGPEPEPPRRAADTGRWAEIGAGWRYVFAHRDLRALFLNAQLFGSGMMAASPLLAVLMLDELDFPAWQYGIGWGIPCLGGVLGALALAPLTRRFGQRRVLLWSGVWRAVWLCLLAFMPAGLPGLLLMIVVETFALFATGVFNPAFAAYRMEQTEDHYMTRVISAWSISSRICQPVGIALGGLLAALTDVRTALAVCGLAVAASVVLLPWRPGSPAPVHGSMGGHRTS, from the coding sequence GTGGCACTCGGCTCGGACTTCCGGCGGTTGTGGGCCGCGTACGCGGCCAGCGAGATCGGCACCGGGATCGGCTTCGGCGCGCTTCCCCTGGTCGCGATCCTGGTGCTGGAGGTCCCCGCCTGGCAGGTGTCGCTGCTGGCCACGGTGTCCGGGCTGGCGGCGGCCGCGGTGGCGGTGCCGGCCGGCCCGTGGGTGGAGTTCCGCCGCAAACGCCCGGTCATGGTCGGCGCTGATCTGGTGCGCGCGTTCGCGCTGCTCAGCGTACCGGTGGCGCTCTGGCTCGACATGCTCAGCTTCGGCCAGCTCGGCGTGGTCGCGGCGGTTCAGGCGACCGCCGCGATCGTCTTCGCGGCGGCCGGCGGCGCCCACCTGAAAGCGCTGGTGGCGCCGGGTGACCGGGCCACCGCGACGGGCCGGTTGGAGGCCACGTTCTGGACCGCCTACAGCGCCGGCCCACCGATCGGCGGGGCGCTGACCTCATGGGTGGGCGTCGGCTGGACGGTGGCCGTCGACGCGGTGAGTTTCCTGCTGTCCGCGGCCGGTGTCCGCAGCCTGCGCGGCCCCGAACCGGAGCCGCCGCGGCGCGCGGCGGACACCGGCCGGTGGGCGGAGATCGGGGCCGGCTGGCGGTACGTGTTCGCCCACCGTGACCTGCGGGCCCTGTTCCTCAACGCGCAACTGTTCGGGTCCGGCATGATGGCCGCCTCACCGCTGCTGGCCGTCCTGATGCTCGACGAACTGGACTTCCCGGCCTGGCAGTACGGCATCGGCTGGGGCATCCCCTGCCTGGGCGGCGTCCTGGGCGCCCTGGCGCTGGCGCCGCTGACCCGCCGGTTCGGCCAGCGCCGGGTCCTGCTGTGGTCGGGTGTCTGGCGGGCGGTGTGGCTGTGCCTGCTGGCGTTCATGCCGGCCGGGCTCCCCGGGCTGCTGCTGATGATCGTGGTGGAGACGTTCGCCCTGTTCGCGACGGGGGTGTTCAATCCGGCGTTCGCGGCGTACCGGATGGAGCAGACCGAGGACCACTACATGACCCGGGTGATCTCGGCGTGGTCGATCTCGTCGCGGATCTGCCAGCCGGTGGGCATCGCGCTGGGCGGGCTGCTGGCCGCGCTCACCGACGTACGGACCGCCCTGGCGGTCTGCGGCCTCGCCGTCGCGGCCAGTGTCGTCCTGCTCCCCTGGCGGCCCGGGTCGCCGGCTCCTGTGCACGGGTCTATGGGCGGTCACCGAACCAGTTGA
- a CDS encoding RNA ligase RtcB family protein: MSPAQSATSASVTVFASPGSWIESSAVAQCHQVATLNGMIHVAGMPDLHPGKGAPIGAAMASTVLYPFLVGSDIGCGIAVYPVRLKKAVPERVAARFPDLDQPVDPASRSGEDIPAGYTEQLGTVGRGNHFVELARVDAVLDGEHAARLGLTTGDLVLIVHSGSRGLGERILRAHTEVHGAGAAADPAAYLAAHDDAVRWGHLNRRLMAERVADAIGAQLGEPVTDVCHNSVEIRDGVYLHRKGAAPGDGHDVLIAGTRGTHSYLVAGHAGPDAGHSVAHGAGRKMSRADALRRGRAKHTVEELRRTAVGSLVVCGDRQLLFEEAPTAYKRIEQVIGDLVSYGLATPIVSTLPVVTYKTADLAPRRGGRR, encoded by the coding sequence TTGTCTCCAGCGCAGTCCGCCACGTCCGCGTCCGTCACCGTCTTCGCCTCGCCCGGCAGCTGGATCGAGTCCAGCGCCGTCGCCCAGTGCCACCAGGTCGCCACCCTGAACGGCATGATCCACGTTGCCGGCATGCCCGACCTGCACCCCGGCAAGGGCGCCCCGATCGGCGCGGCCATGGCCTCCACCGTGCTCTATCCGTTCCTCGTCGGCTCCGACATCGGCTGCGGCATCGCGGTCTACCCGGTCCGGCTCAAGAAGGCCGTCCCGGAACGCGTCGCGGCCCGGTTCCCCGACCTCGACCAGCCCGTCGACCCGGCCTCGCGGTCCGGCGAGGACATTCCGGCCGGCTACACCGAGCAGCTCGGCACCGTCGGGCGCGGCAACCACTTCGTCGAACTCGCCCGGGTCGACGCCGTCCTCGACGGCGAGCACGCCGCGCGGCTCGGCCTCACCACCGGGGACCTGGTGCTCATCGTGCACAGCGGCTCCCGCGGGCTCGGCGAGCGCATCCTGCGGGCACACACCGAGGTGCACGGCGCCGGAGCGGCCGCCGACCCCGCCGCCTACCTGGCCGCACACGACGACGCGGTCCGGTGGGGACACCTCAACCGGCGGCTCATGGCCGAACGCGTCGCCGACGCCATCGGCGCCCAACTCGGCGAGCCGGTCACCGACGTCTGCCACAACTCGGTCGAGATCCGCGACGGCGTCTACCTGCACCGCAAGGGCGCCGCGCCGGGCGACGGCCACGACGTGCTCATCGCCGGCACCCGCGGCACCCACTCCTACCTGGTCGCCGGGCACGCCGGGCCGGACGCCGGGCACTCCGTCGCACACGGCGCCGGGCGCAAGATGTCCCGGGCCGACGCACTCCGGCGCGGCCGGGCCAAACACACCGTCGAAGAGCTCCGGCGTACGGCGGTGGGGTCCCTCGTCGTCTGCGGTGACCGGCAACTGCTGTTCGAGGAGGCGCCCACCGCGTACAAACGGATCGAGCAGGTGATCGGCGACCTCGTCTCGTACGGCCTGGCCACACCGATCGTCAGCACGCTGCCGGTGGTCACCTACAAGACCGCCGACCTGGCGCCTCGGCGGGGAGGCCGTCGATGA
- the bluB gene encoding 5,6-dimethylbenzimidazole synthase has translation MHDLYEVIHRRRDVRGEFTGEPVPDDVLDRVLSAAHAAPSVGLSQPWDFVIVRSDDVRKSFHQHVHAERETFAASLTAEAARRFARIKIDGVLESSLSIVVTYDASRGGPAVLGRHAIADAGLYSSCLAIQNLWLAATAEGLGIGWVSFYREEFLRELLGIPDGVRPVAWLCAGPVTHLERVPDLERHGWRQRRPLREAVHADRWGGS, from the coding sequence ATCCACGACCTGTACGAGGTCATCCACCGCCGCCGTGACGTCCGCGGCGAGTTCACCGGAGAGCCCGTCCCCGACGACGTCCTCGACCGCGTCCTGAGCGCCGCGCACGCCGCGCCCAGCGTCGGCCTGTCCCAGCCGTGGGATTTCGTGATCGTGCGCTCCGATGACGTGCGGAAGTCCTTCCACCAGCACGTTCACGCGGAACGGGAAACGTTCGCGGCGAGTTTGACGGCCGAGGCCGCGCGCCGCTTCGCCCGTATCAAGATCGACGGAGTGCTGGAGTCCAGCCTGTCGATCGTGGTCACCTACGACGCCTCGCGCGGTGGGCCGGCGGTCCTCGGGCGGCACGCCATCGCCGACGCCGGGCTCTACTCGTCCTGCCTCGCCATCCAGAACCTGTGGCTGGCGGCCACCGCCGAAGGACTCGGCATCGGGTGGGTGTCGTTCTACCGTGAGGAGTTCCTGCGCGAGCTGCTCGGCATCCCGGACGGGGTGCGGCCGGTGGCGTGGCTCTGCGCGGGGCCGGTCACCCATCTGGAACGCGTCCCCGACCTGGAACGGCACGGGTGGCGGCAGCGGCGGCCGCTCCGCGAGGCCGTGCACGCCGACCGGTGGGGTGGATCGTGA
- a CDS encoding LacI family DNA-binding transcriptional regulator, whose product MTPHPRNGRAPSVKDVAAAAGVSLGTVSNVLNRPSVVSTATRERVERAMAELGFVRNESARQLRAGTSRALAYVMLDGGNPFFHDVAEGIETAAEAADLSLFVCNSNGRADREAKHIDRLVQQRVQGILITPVDPDAGHLTEIAQRGIPFVLVDRFSRSGGHCSVAVDDVLGGRIAVEHLIDRGHRRVAFVGGPSSIGQVRERLQGARAVWAEFGMPDEDLIHLPTEAMTVNEGRSAGERLAGLPSRRRPTAAFCANDLLALGLLQHAVTAGLRVPDDLAIVGFDDIDFAAAAAVPLTSVRQPRQELGRTAARLVLDEATNPDHVHEQATFVPALVARASTGTVRR is encoded by the coding sequence TTGACTCCGCACCCGCGCAACGGTCGAGCCCCGTCGGTCAAGGACGTCGCCGCTGCCGCGGGCGTCTCCCTGGGCACCGTCTCCAACGTCCTCAACCGGCCGTCCGTGGTCAGCACCGCCACCCGGGAGCGGGTCGAGCGCGCCATGGCCGAGCTCGGGTTCGTGCGCAACGAGTCGGCCCGCCAGCTGCGCGCCGGGACCAGCCGGGCGCTGGCGTACGTGATGCTCGACGGCGGCAACCCGTTCTTCCACGACGTCGCCGAGGGCATCGAGACCGCCGCCGAGGCCGCCGACCTGTCCCTGTTCGTGTGCAACTCCAACGGCCGCGCCGACCGCGAGGCCAAGCACATCGACCGGCTCGTCCAGCAGCGGGTGCAGGGGATACTGATCACCCCGGTCGACCCGGACGCCGGCCACCTGACCGAGATCGCCCAGCGCGGCATCCCGTTCGTGCTGGTCGACCGGTTCAGCCGGTCCGGCGGGCACTGCTCGGTCGCCGTCGACGACGTGCTCGGCGGCCGGATCGCCGTCGAGCACCTGATCGACCGCGGGCACCGGCGGGTCGCGTTCGTCGGCGGGCCGTCCAGCATCGGGCAGGTCCGCGAGCGGCTCCAGGGGGCGCGCGCCGTGTGGGCCGAGTTCGGCATGCCCGACGAGGACCTGATCCACCTGCCGACCGAGGCGATGACGGTCAACGAGGGCCGCTCCGCGGGGGAGCGGCTCGCCGGGCTGCCCAGCCGCCGCCGCCCGACCGCCGCGTTCTGCGCCAACGACCTGCTCGCGCTCGGCCTGCTCCAGCACGCCGTCACGGCCGGGCTGCGGGTGCCCGACGACCTGGCCATCGTCGGGTTCGACGACATCGACTTCGCGGCCGCCGCGGCCGTCCCGCTCACCTCGGTGCGCCAGCCGCGGCAGGAGCTCGGGCGGACCGCGGCGCGGCTGGTGCTCGACGAGGCCACCAACCCCGATCACGTGCACGAGCAGGCCACCTTCGTGCCGGCGCTGGTGGCCCGGGCGTCCACCGGTACCGTACGGCGGTGA